From one Bos indicus isolate NIAB-ARS_2022 breed Sahiwal x Tharparkar chromosome 16, NIAB-ARS_B.indTharparkar_mat_pri_1.0, whole genome shotgun sequence genomic stretch:
- the AGTRAP gene encoding type-1 angiotensin II receptor-associated protein isoform X1: MELPAVNLKAILLVHWLLTTWGCIVFQGPYAWTNFPILALGVWAMAQRDSVDAISMFLGGLVATIFLDVIYIGIFYPRSNLSDTVRFSAGMAILNLILKPISCFFVYHMYRERGGELLVHVGFLGPSEERSSYQPIDSSEVPADPESKAHVTRGY, translated from the exons GCAATCCTCCTGGTTCACTGGCTGCTGACAACCTG GGGCTGCATCGTGTTCCAGGGCCCCTATGCCTGGACCAACTTCCCCATCCTGGCCTTGGGCGTGTGGGCCATGGCGCAGAGGGACTCTGTTGACGCCATAAGTATG TTTCTGGGTGGCTTGGTGGCTACCATCTTCCTGGATGTGATCTACATTGGCATCTTCTACCCGAGGTCCAACCTCTCGGACACAGTGCGCTTCAGTGCAGGCATGGCCATCCTCAACCTGATCCTCAAGCCGATCTCCTGCTTCTTCGTCTACCACATGTACCGGGAGCGTGGGGGTGAGCTCCTGGTCCACGTTG GTTTCCTTGGGCCCTCAGAGGAGCGCAGTTCCTACCAGCCAATCGACTCCTCAGAGGTGCCTGCCGACCCTGAGAGCAAGGCTCACGTGACCCGGGGATACTGA
- the AGTRAP gene encoding type-1 angiotensin II receptor-associated protein isoform X2: protein MELPAVNLKAILLVHWLLTTWGCIVFQGPYAWTNFPILALGVWAMAQRDSVDAISMFLGGLVATIFLDVIYIGIFYPRSNLSDTVRFSAGMAILNLILKPISCFFVYHMYRERGGFLGPSEERSSYQPIDSSEVPADPESKAHVTRGY from the exons GCAATCCTCCTGGTTCACTGGCTGCTGACAACCTG GGGCTGCATCGTGTTCCAGGGCCCCTATGCCTGGACCAACTTCCCCATCCTGGCCTTGGGCGTGTGGGCCATGGCGCAGAGGGACTCTGTTGACGCCATAAGTATG TTTCTGGGTGGCTTGGTGGCTACCATCTTCCTGGATGTGATCTACATTGGCATCTTCTACCCGAGGTCCAACCTCTCGGACACAGTGCGCTTCAGTGCAGGCATGGCCATCCTCAACCTGATCCTCAAGCCGATCTCCTGCTTCTTCGTCTACCACATGTACCGGGAGCGTGGGG GTTTCCTTGGGCCCTCAGAGGAGCGCAGTTCCTACCAGCCAATCGACTCCTCAGAGGTGCCTGCCGACCCTGAGAGCAAGGCTCACGTGACCCGGGGATACTGA